A genomic stretch from Sphaeramia orbicularis unplaced genomic scaffold, fSphaOr1.1, whole genome shotgun sequence includes:
- the LOC115415943 gene encoding anoctamin-1-like: protein MVYLVYEVKQSSGFLEKISSVVCKVVEPLHPHVEEHQPKNIKRLSHTFSREKQHLFDLSDKDYFFDSKTRSSIVFEILKRTKCKTKYSMGITSLLGSGVYTAAYPLHDGDINEESAEPNDRK, encoded by the exons GTGTACGAAGTCAAGCAGTCGAGTGGGTTTTTGGAGAAGATCAGCTCTGTGGTGTGTAAGGTGGTGGAACCTCTGCATCCACATGTTGAAGAACATCAGCCCAAGAACATCAAACGCCTGTCACACACCTTCTCCAGAGAGAAACAACATCt gtTTGACCTTTCAGACAAAGATTACTTCTTTGACAGCAAAACCAGAAGTTCAAtc GTTTTTGAAATACTGAAGAGAACCAAGTGTAAAACTAAGTACAGCAtgg gTATCACCAGTCTTCTGGGCAGTGGTGTCTATACAGCAGCCTATCCTCTGCACGAT gGGGACATTAATGAGGAGAGTGCAGAACCCAACGACAGAAAA